The Candidatus Cloacimonadota bacterium genome contains the following window.
TAGGATGTCCGGATTTATTATTTTCCAATGACGGACAATATGGATTTGGAATATAAAAAGGATCTTTTTTGTCCCGAATATTCGGATCTAAAGGTTGAGAGTAATTCAAATCTGCCCAGTAAACGAGTTCGAATTTTAGTTTTTTGTCGAAAAATCCATTCTTTACCAAACCTTCACGAATAGAAAGTTCCCACCAGTTTTGGAGAATATCTGCCGGAGCTTTGTTTTTCAGTCCGTGGATGCCGATGATTATTTTTTTCATTAAATCAGTTTTTCATACAGAATAACATAAATAGGTTTATGCATCTGCCTGGCATGATCCATGGTGTATTTAGTGCCTTCGCATTTTTCATCGTAAAAGGCAATAACTTTGTCGCAATTTTCAATGATGAGTCTGTCGCGAATATGTTTGGCTTCATTTCCATTTTCTTCATAGTTAGGAGCAAATTCCAGGAATTTGATGTTGTTTTCATGAGCATATTTTTGAGCGAGAGTATCTGCTCCTTCTGCTCCTCCGCTGATGATCTGCTCGATTTCTTTTTCTTTATCCAGAATGGATTTGAGTAAATTATAGTTTGAAAATTCTTTGGAACCGATTACTGCAATTTTCATCTTTTT
Protein-coding sequences here:
- a CDS encoding DUF2493 domain-containing protein; translated protein: MKIAVIGSKEFSNYNLLKSILDKEKEIEQIISGGAEGADTLAQKYAHENNIKFLEFAPNYEENGNEAKHIRDRLIIENCDKVIAFYDEKCEGTKYTMDHARQMHKPIYVILYEKLI